A genomic region of Methanosarcina thermophila TM-1 contains the following coding sequences:
- a CDS encoding toxin-antitoxin system TumE family protein, with protein MTISKIVSALSSSEIVLELKVLKAIVEPPVQVLKARATLKDGYLLEISESVGPDFRRYSYHLQKEDAMIKRWDNSPHWKNLKTFPYHIHKGNEAEPRESPEVFIEDVLREVKKLLSSNP; from the coding sequence ATGACTATAAGCAAAATTGTTTCTGCTCTTTCATCCAGTGAGATTGTACTTGAATTAAAAGTTCTCAAAGCAATAGTTGAACCTCCTGTCCAGGTTTTAAAAGCAAGAGCAACTCTCAAAGATGGCTACCTATTGGAGATTAGTGAGAGTGTGGGACCCGATTTCAGACGATATTCTTATCACCTGCAAAAAGAGGATGCAATGATAAAGCGTTGGGATAATTCTCCACACTGGAAAAATTTAAAAACGTTCCCTTATCATATCCATAAAGGAAATGAAGCAGAACCCAGAGAATCTCCCGAAGTATTTATAGAAGATGTTCTCCGTGAGGTGAAGAAACTACTGAGTTCGAATCCATGA
- a CDS encoding HepT-like ribonuclease domain-containing protein, with translation MEAAEEFVSGWTFEEFTEDRKTQFAVIRALEIIGEAAKNIPYDVREKYPFVPWKDLAGIRDKLIHAYFGVNLKVVWLSVKEGIPEAKPYIKRILDEI, from the coding sequence ATGGAAGCAGCAGAAGAATTTGTTAGTGGCTGGACATTTGAAGAGTTTACCGAAGACCGCAAAACACAGTTTGCAGTAATCAGAGCTCTGGAAATCATTGGCGAAGCGGCAAAGAATATCCCATATGATGTGCGTGAAAAATATCCTTTTGTTCCGTGGAAAGACCTGGCAGGGATACGAGACAAACTGATTCACGCTTATTTTGGAGTAAATCTGAAGGTAGTCTGGTTATCCGTTAAAGAGGGTATTCCAGAAGCAAAACCTTATATCAAACGCATATTGGATGAAATATGA